In Archangium violaceum, the following are encoded in one genomic region:
- a CDS encoding serine/threonine-protein kinase gives MPQPPRSDTLAPVGTQLLAEHLRADAAAREASVTWFNSGVAFFFLLCAVGLGPQLGWPRAFAIIGSCAVYGVYFGGVSLVVRRGWFHPAIRWFNVCLETGAGVWLFAYDIVFADAEQALSNPAAVLWSTLIVLAALRSKRLALFAGCLVAVEMLLLYFLVALPRLPPPVPVMFSPPLMVQRAVYYFITGGMAALVAGHLTRKAEEALHAIRAKDLLGKYFLHERLGVGGMAEVFRATYSPEGGFEKVVAVKRILPAYAEDEDFVTLFRREAELGSLLNHPNIIQVLDVGRFADTYFMAMEHIEGMSLRELLKLHGPLPPSVVAYIGAELGEALDYVHRRTSSNGVLLRLVHRDVNPPNILLSRIGEVKLGDFGVARAATHVSITQTNRVRGKLGYLAPEQARGEAFDGRADLFALGVTLHEALTGQRLFRGEDVSERLKPTAPASLRPPSAFRPDVPPELDAAIMDLLQWRSEERTQRGQRLREQLCGLTGAHAPYPQGQQALARLIQEALGRKAGQEAPSNEEPDLVAPTHPPCEEAKNEEEPTVALGVGDKGAVEPQGKLAGQGGREE, from the coding sequence ATGCCCCAACCCCCTCGTTCAGACACCCTGGCTCCGGTTGGCACCCAGTTGCTCGCCGAGCACCTCCGGGCGGACGCCGCCGCCCGGGAAGCCTCCGTGACCTGGTTCAACAGTGGGGTGGCCTTCTTCTTCCTGCTGTGCGCGGTGGGCCTGGGCCCGCAGCTGGGGTGGCCCCGGGCCTTCGCCATCATCGGCAGCTGCGCGGTCTACGGTGTATATTTCGGGGGGGTGTCCCTGGTGGTGCGGCGCGGGTGGTTCCACCCCGCCATCCGGTGGTTCAACGTCTGCCTGGAGACCGGTGCCGGCGTGTGGCTCTTCGCCTACGACATCGTCTTCGCGGATGCCGAGCAGGCGCTGTCCAATCCCGCGGCCGTGCTCTGGAGCACGCTCATCGTGCTCGCGGCGCTGCGCTCCAAGCGGTTGGCGCTCTTCGCGGGGTGCCTCGTGGCGGTGGAGATGCTGCTGCTCTACTTCCTGGTGGCCCTGCCCCGGCTGCCCCCGCCCGTGCCGGTGATGTTCTCCCCGCCCCTCATGGTGCAGCGCGCCGTCTACTACTTCATCACCGGCGGCATGGCGGCGCTGGTGGCCGGCCACCTCACGCGCAAGGCCGAGGAGGCCCTGCACGCCATCCGGGCCAAGGATCTGCTGGGCAAGTACTTCCTCCACGAGCGGCTGGGGGTGGGGGGAATGGCCGAGGTGTTCCGCGCCACCTACAGCCCGGAGGGTGGCTTCGAGAAGGTCGTGGCCGTCAAACGCATCCTCCCGGCCTACGCCGAGGACGAGGACTTCGTGACGCTGTTCCGCCGGGAGGCGGAGCTGGGCTCGCTGCTCAACCACCCCAACATCATCCAGGTGTTGGACGTGGGCCGCTTCGCGGACACCTACTTCATGGCCATGGAGCACATCGAGGGCATGTCCCTGCGCGAGCTGCTCAAGCTCCACGGCCCCCTGCCGCCGTCGGTGGTGGCGTACATCGGGGCCGAGCTGGGCGAGGCACTCGACTACGTGCATCGGCGCACCTCGAGCAACGGCGTGCTGCTGCGGCTCGTCCACCGGGACGTCAATCCGCCCAACATCCTCCTGTCACGCATTGGCGAGGTGAAGCTGGGGGATTTCGGGGTGGCGCGGGCGGCCACCCATGTCAGCATCACCCAGACCAACCGGGTGCGCGGCAAGCTGGGCTACCTGGCGCCGGAGCAGGCCCGGGGCGAGGCCTTCGACGGGCGCGCGGATCTCTTCGCGCTGGGTGTCACGCTGCACGAGGCCCTCACGGGACAGCGCCTCTTCAGGGGGGAGGACGTCTCCGAGCGGCTGAAACCCACCGCGCCCGCGTCGCTCCGGCCGCCCTCGGCCTTCCGTCCGGACGTGCCTCCGGAACTGGACGCCGCCATCATGGACCTGCTCCAGTGGCGGAGCGAGGAGCGCACCCAGAGAGGGCAGCGGTTGCGCGAGCAGCTATGCGGGCTGACGGGAGCGCACGCGCCCTATCCCCAGGGACAGCAAGCCCTGGCCCGGCTGATCCAGGAGGCGCTGGGGCGCAAGGCGGGCCAGGAGGCCCCGAGCAACGAGGAGCCCGACCTCGTGGCCCCCACGCACCCCCCATGCGAGGAGGCGAAGAACGAGGAGGAGCCCACGGTCGCCCTGGGAGTGGGGGACAAGGGCGCGGTGGAGCCGCAAGGAAAGCTCGCCGGGCAGGGAGGCCGCGAGGAGTGA
- a CDS encoding glycosyl hydrolase family 28-related protein produces MNAKLGLRSMCVFMGVALGMTTPGEADAAWRSVLYPSTWTPGYTNPSNPSQFLHDFSYAGYRARQAEPPIRVDRVIDVTAAPYYADKTGISDVTMVLQRAIDDAGAQSGGAVVYLPAGTYKVSPQSAKNHALLLNKSNVVLRGQGPTETFLYNAATDMRGRSVIRVSPQASSVSWTPSSATSTLVTANLPILTTRIPVASVSGFSVGQWIVLRTDLTESLSQELNMGSDWTSLPGASFYRRITAVDSTAKTLTIDIPLRLEMKTRDNARVYKVAAHLSEVGIENLAIGMQENSTPGTAGDDFGTPGTGAYQMHDSFAVVMNHTVDGWIVNVKSYRPPSNTRDIHVLSNGIDLLFTRNITVDSCELNKPQYKGEGGNGYLYSIRGSDNLIKDSVAYGGRHNFNFRSMQATGNVLFNDRASNGDLVSDFHMHLSAANLMDNLTLHQEKFEAADRSPYGTTSHGVTTTQSVFWNTNGSQYRSGTTSIIRSQQYGQGYVIGVRGSATGVDLSTTTKTAPADFAETASSGNLLSPQSLYVDQIQRRLGGTEEHAGTELIYQAENILPSQVNDTSSTNIDAQADKGSLRYHNTTAVGGKVTYTLYPRTIGTFQVKVRTKKNNTRGQYQLDIDGALQGATQDEYSSSTVYVEEDLGLVTFSDLNPKAFTFTVSGKNAASSGFNIAVDYIKLIRQ; encoded by the coding sequence GGATTGCGCTCGATGTGCGTCTTCATGGGTGTCGCACTGGGAATGACGACTCCCGGCGAGGCGGACGCCGCATGGAGGAGCGTGCTGTACCCCTCCACGTGGACACCCGGCTACACGAACCCGAGCAACCCCTCCCAGTTCCTGCACGACTTCTCCTACGCGGGCTACCGCGCGCGGCAGGCGGAGCCGCCCATCCGCGTGGATCGCGTGATCGACGTGACCGCGGCCCCCTACTACGCGGACAAGACGGGCATCTCGGACGTGACGATGGTGCTGCAACGGGCAATCGATGACGCGGGAGCCCAGAGCGGAGGTGCCGTGGTGTACCTGCCGGCGGGCACCTACAAGGTGTCGCCCCAGTCCGCCAAGAACCACGCCCTGCTGCTGAACAAGAGCAACGTCGTCCTCCGGGGACAGGGTCCCACCGAGACGTTCCTCTACAACGCCGCGACGGACATGCGCGGCCGGAGCGTCATCCGGGTCTCGCCGCAGGCCTCGTCGGTCTCCTGGACCCCGTCCTCCGCGACCAGCACCCTGGTCACCGCGAACCTGCCCATCCTCACCACGCGCATTCCCGTCGCCAGCGTGAGTGGCTTCAGCGTGGGCCAGTGGATCGTCCTCCGCACGGACCTCACCGAGTCCTTGAGCCAGGAGCTCAACATGGGGAGCGACTGGACCTCGCTTCCCGGAGCGTCGTTCTACCGTCGGATCACCGCCGTCGATTCCACCGCGAAGACGTTGACGATCGACATCCCGTTGCGTCTGGAGATGAAGACCCGGGACAACGCGCGGGTCTACAAGGTGGCCGCGCACCTGTCCGAGGTCGGCATCGAGAACCTGGCCATTGGCATGCAGGAGAACTCGACGCCCGGGACGGCGGGCGATGACTTCGGCACTCCCGGAACGGGCGCCTATCAGATGCATGACTCCTTCGCCGTGGTGATGAACCACACGGTCGACGGATGGATCGTCAACGTCAAATCCTACCGGCCGCCGTCCAACACGCGGGACATCCACGTGCTGTCCAACGGCATCGATCTGCTCTTCACCCGGAACATCACCGTGGACTCCTGCGAGCTGAACAAGCCGCAGTACAAGGGCGAAGGCGGCAACGGCTACCTGTATTCCATCCGGGGCAGTGACAACCTGATCAAGGACAGCGTGGCCTATGGAGGGCGGCACAACTTCAACTTCCGCTCCATGCAGGCCACCGGCAACGTGCTGTTCAATGACCGGGCGTCCAATGGCGATCTGGTGTCCGACTTCCACATGCACCTGAGCGCCGCCAACCTGATGGACAACCTCACCCTGCATCAGGAGAAATTCGAGGCCGCGGACCGCTCGCCCTACGGCACGACGAGCCACGGGGTCACCACCACGCAGAGCGTGTTCTGGAACACGAACGGGTCGCAGTACCGCTCCGGGACCACTTCCATCATCCGCTCGCAACAGTATGGCCAGGGTTATGTGATTGGCGTGCGCGGAAGCGCCACCGGCGTGGACCTCTCCACCACCACGAAGACCGCTCCGGCCGACTTCGCGGAAACGGCCTCGTCCGGCAACCTGCTCTCCCCCCAGTCGCTCTACGTCGATCAGATTCAGCGGCGCCTGGGCGGCACGGAGGAGCACGCGGGTACCGAGTTGATCTACCAGGCGGAGAACATCCTCCCCAGCCAGGTGAACGACACGTCCTCGACGAACATCGACGCACAGGCCGACAAGGGGAGCTTGCGCTACCACAACACCACCGCCGTGGGCGGCAAGGTCACCTACACCCTCTACCCCCGGACGATCGGGACCTTCCAGGTGAAGGTGAGGACGAAGAAGAACAACACCCGCGGCCAGTATCAGCTCGACATCGACGGGGCGCTCCAGGGAGCCACCCAGGACGAGTACTCGAGCTCGACGGTCTATGTGGAAGAGGACCTGGGACTGGTGACGTTCTCGGATCTCAACCCCAAGGCGTTCACCTTCACGGTGAGCGGCAAGAACGCGGCCAGCAGCGGCTTCAACATCGCCGTCGATTACATCAAGCTCATCCGGCAGTAG